ATGCTCATGACTCAACAATCCAAATGCTGACCAAAATTGAATTATGGATGGCATCAAGTGATATGATGCTTTTGGGTATGACATAAATAGAGGTTGATGTCAGAAACATATCCATAAGTTTGGGAATCAATTGATCTAACATGAGGAAAATAAAACATGTCTAATTGTGCCCATGTAGAGGCATCTCTCTAAAGTGCCCTCATAACAAAACTCTTCCCCTAAAACAAATTGAATCTTGCAGAGTGGATGGTATTGGACAGCTCTGGGTTTGTGTGAACTAAAAGAGGCGGAGGAGAACAGATTAgaactgaagaaaaagaaagggcaGAAGCCTGTGTGCACAatataaatgagggcaattacaCTGCTAGTTATTCAATGTCATCTGTGTAGTTTTTACATAAATGTATGGACTTGTTTCTGATGTCGAAGTAACAACATGGTTTGAACTGTCCACCCAGATTGTAAAATAATTGAACCATGAACCGCTTGCTTTTACAGTTCTCACTTTAAGAACATCTGGTAAACAGGATTTGTCAACAAACCATAAGACAATCATACGCCTCACtgagaaaatacaaaaagacCAGTTAATTATGTAAGGACAACTTTGACCAATATTTGGAAATAAAACGAGTATTTTCCTATAACTTACCTTGGGCTTCAGAGAAGGAGCCCGCATTTTAATCATTTCAACGACCTCTTTCTTTATTCGTTGGAATCTATCATCTTTTTCTTGCTTGGCCGACAAACCCAATTCAACCATCTCCTTCAAGTTTCTCTGTTGAGAAGACACAGTAGAGTGGTATTAATACTTCCCACTCCTCAACTTGTACAAAACAggacgacaacaacaacaagaagtcAACAACAACtgagccttatcccaacaaaatAGAATAGACTAGTTAAAATCCTCGAGCAATAATTAAAGATTTCGCTTATAAACAATGCCAAAGGCCTTCTACTATCCATTTTTCCAAATAAGCAGATACAGGTACTAAGACAGCAAATATAAGATGCATCTACGCCAATAGAGAGAGACTAAGAAAACTTCAATTTACCAGCAAGCAAGCACTAGCATCCCTGTCCAAGCTATTAATGCAGGCTTTTTGAGCATTTTCAGTGACAATCAAGAGGGGGGGGAAGAAAGCAGTAGACACAAAGAGCCATAGGATAATTTCCTAGTAAATAGATACCTTCAATGTTTTTAGCTGCACTAAGTGGCCTAGAATACTCATTAGGTGATTGATTAACTCCTCTGATATTCTTCCTTGGCTAGACTGCTGCAATAACCACAAAAATATGGGGttaatttctttaaaactttCAAGTGAACAAAGATTGtacaagttaaaaaaaaaatagaaaaaaacacaaacaagcCCCTTATGGTTccattgaactagaaactacaAATAGTCAAGTAATTAAAACATTACTGCCAGTCTAGCAACTTTAGCAAGCTTCTGTTTCACTTCTCGAGGCAATCTCCGTTTGACTGCTTGTGAGGAAGTATCCGCATCCTGAACTTCCACAATTGGTGGTCTAGCTGTAAggtaatgaaaagctttttttaaatagaaacatcCTAAACATTCACAGAAATTAAGAATTAAACGTCAGTGTTTGCAACTTACATTCTGCAACTATCTTCTCAAGCTCCCTAATGGCCCTTTCAAGCATTGTACCTTTTGGCCTAACACTAGAACCTTCCTTTGCATGCATTGATGTTGTCTTCTGTGTAAAGATTATATACAAACCAAACACCAATCAAATGGATTGTAGGGGACAATAAGAGGCATTATCACAATAATAACAATTCAACAAGTAaaacttataaataaaaaaaataaaaaataaaaactaacaaATACAAAGAAACTATTAGCAAATCCTACCATTTACATGCAAAAAATTCTTAGAAAGAGTATGAAGAAACAGAAGATGGACCAAATCACAAAAGGAAATGCACATAAATTTGTGTAATCACTAATCAGCCAAGTGACCCAGTTTCAGTTGTTGTTTATTCCTAAATACAGGATAAGTATAAAACAGTGTTAGCAGTATGCTCTGCCTGGACTGTATCTTGATTGTACAGCATGTGCCAGAATCCttaagagaagaggaaaaatcccaaaatctagaagaagaaaaaaagttcCCTAATCAAACCAAATTGAGGAACAACAGTGTGTAGCATCCGAGCAAGTTATCCCATCAAATTCAGTCACCAAGGCATATTAGAGGAAGGTGCCAGTCATGGAACAGGACTGACTCTCCACACATTGACCTACTGAACTAGGAAATCATGCATTTACACAGTGCAAAAATAATGTGCCAGAATGGAAAATAGAACCGAATAATATAGAAAATCATCCTGTAATAATGTTATATTTCACCACAAATCTATCAATACTATTGAAACAGGTTTATTGACCAAAGCTTACAAGTTGAATGGAACCCTCTCACAACTATCAAACACTTTTTAGCACCGCCATGAAATCTACTAGAAGAAACAAGGAGTGACAACAGAAGCAATAATACAATCGTATTAGAGGTTTCAATGAGAGTCATGAGACAACAATGATGAATTCACTtaaaagcatagttgtcacagcgtcatggcgatccaagtcgttggaggggtgtctgatcgatatatcgacacgtcgcccgccatggcgttgccatagcgatcatgtcgaccatgttttattttttattttctctattttttaatgttttaatagaggtatactcaagccatgttttattttttctctattatttctcaagttttaaggatggcaatcttgtaattaagcagaatctaagaaagggcataaaagggttttgatttaatgactaagggtaaacttagagggatgtgtaaagtatggacaaaggggaataaaagaagagaaaggtactttaggaaaaagacaaaaataagggtttgtaaTAACCCACGATCAGATtatggttgtcttcaaccttgagTTCAGCCTGGGATGGAAAACAGTGCAGTACGAAggagataactccttcaattcttcttgGTCCAGTCTAAATCTTCAGGCGAAGTATCGCCACATCATGTTCtatcaattccagcaagaacTCATCACAGAAATCAACTAAACAAGGAGTATTTAATCTCCCTGGAATCAGATCTGGCAATTTCTTAGTTGCAAGTAATCTTCAAAGGTTTGAATCTCAGGGCAAGGAAAGCTTTTGGGTGCAAACCTCTCAGGTAAGGATCGCCCTAGGGTGGTGATTCAATGCACCAAAACTCAAGCCCAATCGACTCTCTCAAAGGGTTCAAAACAATTCTATTGAGGGTTGCAGTCACCGCCCAACAGAGAGAACATCAATggcaaaagaagatgaaatcgaagagggaaagagagacaggaagcagaaatcgaagagggaaagagagacaagacgccatggcgtaggtcgatatgcatgcttctccagcgccaagacgccatggcgacgccatgacaactatgcttaaaAGCAACAAATTAAACTTCAAGCAATCCGTAAGatgctttacaatttacatCCAGAAACTAAGGCTGTACACGATCATAAAATCCATCCCTTTGGGGCCCATTATCCGTTGGGATTTAACCATCCTACATCATAAAAATATGTTGTATGTATGGAGTGAAGGAGACATCTATTTCTACACTGGAAGGTGGCTAGGATCTTTTTAAGTTTAAGTTACTTTGGAAGCTGAAGCTGTTTGGAAACTGCTTACTTAACAACAGGGTGTGAAGATGCTGTTTCTTATTGATCGAGAGGATGGTTTGGGAACAAGTGTAAAATCATGTGCCGGCTACTTCCTTTCATACTGTCACTGTCATGGGGATCATGGAAAGAGAGGAACAGAAGTATTCATTATATGTAAGCATGCTCAATCTTTGGAACTTGTTCACATAAAGTAAATTTGCTAATTATTCAAGTACATAATGAATTTTCAGAATAATTTCAAAGATATAAAAAGAAGATTTCCATATTTTGTACCTCAAGCATATTATTCACAAACTTTTGccattaatttcattttttccagatgcatatatatatatggtacagAGTGTTAAGAAGAAGGCTGCAGAGGGTGGATCACAGCAGGTGGCATAATGAAATTTGTCCTCTTGCTCGTTTTGTCTACATTTACAGGTAAGATGATCCATCAGTGTTTTGATACCAATTGATAGTACTTCCATTACTTTTCCCTTATGAAAAAATGGTTATTTCTCCTGTTAAGTGTTATCAATCAAAATCAAGAAATAAGACTGATTCATAATCTACACAGCCTTTCTGGAGAGACTATATTATTTGCACGATAAATAAAACCCAACAATCAACAACAACGATAAATAACCTTACCAATCACTAATAAAATAgtgcaaaagaaaaaatacaaatgGGGTCACTAAAGAGAACCAGCAGTAGCTAGGGATTTTCAGAAGAGATGAGTACTTACAGCAGTCTGAGAGGGGTACTTGCTACCAGACAAATTAAGGTCAGGCAGCTCCGTACCACCATTTTTATCCCGGTACCTAACTTTTGCAAATGCCTCTAGCTCATTAACATCTTTCTTCAGTTGATGCTCAAACTGAGTGGAAGCACTTTTATCCCGATTAGTCTGATGCGCAGCATCAGAGGCTTCACCTCCAACTTTCAACTTGTTATTGAGATCTTTAGATTGGACAATTCCAGTCTTCTGTTTTTCAGTCTCTTTTATATCCATTGGTAATACAGAAGAAtccttatttgaattttttgaaaaagaattttCCAATTTAATGCTAGAATCAGCAGACTTCTTTTTGAAAGTTCCCATAGAAGCATTCAATTGATTCTGCCCTTTCCCATCTTGATAGTGCTCACTTGTAGCTGGCAAACTTTGAGGACTAGAAGACTTGCTCCCCACCAATGGTGCAGTCCTAGCAGCAGCTTTCATCCTCGCATTACCCATTTTTGCATGTTTATATGGTACATGCTCACCATGAGCTTTTGTcaaatcttttcttcttcgcttccttggttggtgGTCAGGAGATGCAAAGGGTTCATTTCTAGTAAtggaaatataataaaaaaagagaggcaCAATCAGAGgtcaataaattaataaaatagtTTATGATAGTCTAAGATACAAAAAATAAATGCCTCCTTGTGTAATGGTGTAGCAACTAAACAGGACAGCGGTAGCATGTACAAGTAAAAGAAATGAGATTCCCTGCTACATTTACACCTAAAGGCTACAGAAACATATTGGGGATAGCTATGACCATGAACCTACTTTTAGTCCATGGACAAGATTATTTTGGCTGAAACTTAAGATTAGTGAAAGGTACTTCATCAGATGGAACCACACAATGCCTGCCACCTGATATCTCATGGAAGTTACCAAGTTCAcaagccagagagagagagaacacaaGTCACATTGAGCTACTATACATGACAGGGCATCCCCCATGTCGATGCTTAGTTAGCACCAAAGGAAGTTCCCCATGTACCGACACCACTGAGGAAAGTTACAGCCTGAACAATTTTCACAACGCagaataaagctttgaaaaatgATCGAGAAGACAACATTTTGAAGACAGTTCAATAGAAGAAAACACAGAATGGTAAGTCAAAAACAAGGTGGACCATACAGTTGAATTGGACCACAAAATTTGACTACTGGCCAGTGAAGTGCATCCATTATCTACCAATGGTCAGAATCACCACATCAACCCTCTACATGGCTCAGAAAGGTGATACGTGGAGAGGAGCCTCTTTATGCCACTTTCTGAGAGAACCATTCCCTATACAAATTTCTCTTTCTCACCTGCTGATGCAAGCACATAAATACATAAGTCACACAAATACCCCTCGATTTGAATATATACAATCCAAGACAGCTTGGTTTCAAGGATCAACCAGGACATTCCAAAATAGATTAACATTGGATCATCTAATCCTGTCTAAGGTCGGGATCTACTTTGATCTGGACTAGGGGTGGCTGCGACTGGATAATCCCTGGTCCCCAATCCTCGAAACAATTTTTCATAGTATTTCCCATGACTAAGTAATGCAAGCCAGTGTAAATTTGGACAAGGTTTTAGAATAGGTTTTGGGTcgggccatagttgtcaaggcgtcgcctaggtgtccaggcacTATTTGCTGGAAGGATGCCTTGGTCGACAAGGCAACGCCTTGTTGGGGCCTTTGTTTTAGGTTTTATTATTGTAATGGGTTGAATTATAAAGCCCAAAAGTGGGGGGTTATGGGGGGTTCATGAAAAGTATTATTTTATTAGTGGGTCCCATGTCTATAGTCCAAGTTTGTCTCAGCTTGTttgattattatttattttaggcTAGTAACAGTTTTATTACTTTTGGTTGTTTATTTAGAGTAACAGAGTAATAAGGAATCCTTATGAGAGTCAATTTAAGAACGTTAAAAGTCATAAAATGCAACCACCTCCTCTTCTATGATTTGGAATTAATGGATTAAATTGTCAAACTTGAGGGCTGATCTTATAAATTCACGGATGctactttctcttcttctctccaatttatctctttcttatttGGACAGCAAACATATTTCTCCTTACTTTCACATCAATCTCATCTTctagaaagttttttttttttaaaaaaaaacatcttcTCTCTTCAACACGCATCAACCACTCCTTTCTTTAATCGACTCCTGATTTCGGGTCCTATTTTTACTCCCATCTTCTTTCGATCTCTCTCCTTTATCAAGAGAAGATTCCAATTGAGGAAATAAAATTCACTTCTTCCTCTACAAATCTTGGATGTAAGGTAGCCGATCATTATTGATTATGATTGTAAGAAGTGTAGGACCATCGTACTATCAAAGCCAACGACCATGGATGTTAATCAAATGGTGGAGACTTGTCATCATTATAAGACTAAAGGACGAGTCTTTTCTAACAAGGAGGGAATAATGCACGCGCAGTTTAAATTTGAGCCAGGTTATAGTATAGGATTGGGTTAGGTCAAAAGTTTATTATTGTAATTGGCTGGATTATAAAGCCCAAATGTGGGGGTGCAtaaaaatttcttattttataagTGAGACCCATGTATATAGTccaagtttatttttttaatacaagaGTTCTATTGTTAGTTATTTTAGGCTACTAAGAGTTTTATTAATTTAGTTGTTTATTTAGAGAAAGAGAGTAATAAGGAGTCCTTATGAGAGTCAATTTAGGAAAGTTAAATATGTAACCATTCCTTCTTCTACGATTTTGAGTAAGCAATACTTATGAGAGTCAATTTAGGAATGTTTAACAGTTTAAGTTGGCTTTCTGTTTCTCTCGATCACCCTTCTTTAATCTATTCCtgatttcttcctccttctaCATCGATCTCATCTTCtagaaagattttttttaaaaacatcttctctcttctacaCCCATCGACCACTCTTTTTATCCCTTCTTTAATCGATTCCTGATTTCAGGTCCTATTTttccttccatcttctctctctgcTTTAACCACCAATAggtcttttctctttccttccttcctccttaTCAATTTCAAATGATTAGATTATTTTATGTCTGGTTTTTATTATGGAAATCAATTAAGATCTGATAATTGTTCTTTAAGATCTGACCGTTAGATTTGAGATCAGATTTGGCCCATATCTAGCTGTCAGATCGAAACTCTTTCACTCGTAGGCCAATCAGATCAGTCATGTCTGATTGATCTGCATCACTAAGTCATTTCATATTATCGGTATCTAACTTTTCTTATtaataaaagaagtaaaagaaaaaaataagcaaCAGATTACAAACACAAAAACTTAAATAACTTTAGTACTTTACTAAATAGAACATACAAATATGATATctcattctttttttccccaaataaaGTCTGCCATCACATTAGTGCCCTCCAACATATGAGAGCACTAACAAGCTGCAAGAAGTGACAGCAAACAAAATCCCCTTCAACTGAATATCAGAGTGTGTTTTTATCGTGCATTAGGCAGTCCTATAGAAATTCTACCACTAATGTTCTGTTTGCGTCCTCAATACCAACAAAGACATACTTGCTTCAAAATCTCTAAATCAGAACCATTATAATACATAAACCGTGTGCTTTAGGGGCCATAACTTCATACCTCATGATCATACTAACTATTCCTTTCACTGTTCTTGATTAACAAGCTTCCAGTAATTGCTCACTTTGCTTTACCCAAATGATATCAAAGGTAAGGGCCAAAATTCATTAACTCTGACATCCGACCAACAAAGGCTCAGGCCCGCACAGGTATCCATTCAGGAAGTTATGTCTTAAACTTCAAAAGTGATTGTTCAACCAAGTAACCACTCAGCAAAAACTAGAAAGTAACCAGTCATTATGAACTCAAGGATTGTCAAAGGAATGCAATAAAACTCACATGCGTTCCAACTTCCCCCTATTAACAAAGAAACCATTGTGCTTCATTGGTGACTTGTCAACTTGAAAATATTCATCCTGAGGAAGCGACCATGATCATTAGAAACAGAAATTTatggttaaattttttttttaaaattaaaaccagaaaatataaataaatatgaagaaaaaaatttagttttaaagcaaTTATGAAACAGCCAAATAAACAAGCAAGAAAAAATTAGTTCAGAATCATTACTCTGAGCATTTTCTTCAGACTATAAAGAATGTGCAATTTACATTTTGGGTCCTCCATGTTAGTGACATCTCTGAACTGGTTCCTCCAAATTAGATATACCCCATTTTGGGTTCCTCCTCCCAAATGCTGTAGGCTGGACACAAGAAGAGGTTGCATCTAAGCAAGATATCTTCCATATTCTCCCATTATTTTGTAGGATTTCCCCgcatttttctgtttcttctcttttgatggCAAACACGGATGCAGCAAGACGGTTTTTTGCACTTTGTGCTTAAATACTCCATTGTATCTCCTATCAGGCAAAAAATTCTCTTCCGCCACCCATTTTTTTTCTCAGCAGCATTATCTTGTGCCCCATACATTGGTTATTCTTCTAGCTTTGACGTAGCCTTGCTTGGAACTTCTATTATCACCACAAGAGGCATCGGTGGAGCTAGATGCTCCTATTTTTGTAGGCATTCTCTTTGTAGTTCCAATCCACTTTGTGACTTGATGCCAATGTATAAAGGTAAATCTGCATGTTGGATATCCTAGTGTCAGCCTTTGTATTACTATGCTTGACTACTTTCCTCTATTTGCTTTTTGGGATAGACACGTAGAGGAGGCAAGGAAGCCATGGTTGGAACCGATGTATCTCTGATCCATTCTGGATGAGTCAGATCCCTAGTTGGATCAGGCATTTGAACATATTTCCAAATGACTCGACATCGACTCATGCACTCGGACAATTTAATCTGTTTCTATTACAAATCCACACATTCCTGCCTACTAATCCAGCAGGTGACTCAACTCCGTCTGACCTGAGAGACCAACCTGATCTGCCAAATGGTATCCACACAGAGGACTGTATTTCTCTCAGGCTTGGTAGCAGCAGTTGAGATGGGACATTGGAACTTCATAGCTCTCAAATGGAATTCGGTGTTCTGTGATGAGGGTTTGACCGTTCAACTATTTGACTTTAAAAGAGATTGGGCTGATGATAGGCAAAgtatatttttgaaaaatattatgaGTCTTGATTGCTTTCACTGATCTGTTCTAACGTCCCACTAATGGAGGGACCAAAATAGTGTATTCTCTAACATGGAGGACCCAAATGTAcatttccaaaagaaaagaagtcaTCTCACACTTGCTTCTAATACAAAAGAGAATTAGAAGCTAATCTACAGACATACAACAAGATTCAGTAGCTCAATGGAAAATTTTCACCTCAATTAACTACTGCACTAACTACTAAGTCCCTTAACAACTACACCTACAAGAAACCcataaagaaaaaaaccaagaatcCTGATACCAACCAGCTCAGCATCATCTATAAAAGAATCTTCTGTGTCATATTGATCGTCAGGAATATCGTCAAGTTCTTCCTCGTCGCTGCTTTGTTTACCCTGAAAATAAGTTTGAGTCACCACATTAACTCTGAAATAATATTATTTGGTACCAAAAGTATCAAGGCGAACCCCATTGCACTTATATTAACTACGAAAAATTTGCACACATCATACAGGATCATAATAATTGAGGAAACttcaaaccaaaaggaaaaaaaatggcaaactTCGTACCACATAGAGGCGTTCAATTTTCTCAATCACAGCACTAAAACGATTTGAAGGAGGTGCATCTTTAACTTCATCCTCCGCAGCTTGAacctttaaaaaaatcaaagcacCATCAAGTCAATCATTAAAAGATCAGCCAAAAGAATCTTCAGAACCAGTATAGGAAGAGTTATGCATGGAGAATAAAACCACCCTCGCTAAAACCAGCATCTTATAAATGAAACACATACCCAAACGGAGATATGCACATACATAAATTGCATCATGCATGGAATGAGGAAGATTTCACTGATAAAGATGGTCAAGCACATGCTTTTACTCAGGTGTACACATGGGCATAAAGTAACTACAGGGGCAGAGCGAGATTTTCTACTGAGGATCAGGGAGCAGCACAGTCATATAGAGACAAGGGAGGGAAAACCACAATTCCACTATTTTCACAGGAGATAGACAATGTTTAAAAATTGAATATTGGGGTTAGGCGTTGGACCATTATGGCAGAGCAGTTGACAGTCCAATAGTCCAACAATCCAATAGCCTGATGAGTTAACATAAGTCATAAGATACGCTGAACTACTGATCAAGGAATAAGAAGTGGAGCTGAAGTAGTGATCAAGGCATTGCTATGTGTTATCAAACATCTTGGTTTGAGTCTCTTCATAAGCATATTCTAAAATTAAAGTTTTAAAAATTCTTAAAAAGCATATCcacaaaattaatttttttaatagacATATCTGGCTAACTACCCCCATTACCCAAAGGTCCAACTATCAATTTTGAACAACTTTGATGATGGATTATTTCAATCAAAGATCTATTGGGCAGTTAACAATTTCCACAGGTCTGGCATTCCAAACAGTCCAACCATGGTCTAAATGTCTAATTACCAGAAAATCTATGCAGACACTGAAATCACATTCTGGCTGCCCAAGCAGTCTATGAACGAAAATGCTAACCTTACAAATTCATGTGGTCAATCAGCTGTCAGGACAATAATAAATTTTGTTTCCCTAACCCCCTATATTACATGGTTCTTGATGCCAAACGGTCCAGTATGACGTGTTTGTATTGGAAACATAGGCGACGTTTCCCATAATTTTGTGAGGTTAGCAAAACCAATCCATGAAATACTAAGATATATATGTGTGTACCAAAGGTTGATATGCCTAAACTGGCTACATATCGATGCGCTCGGCGTACAGTGTTCCATTGTCGATGGAAGAGATGCTCAACAAGGTATCCACTTCCCGGGTGAACATCTTGAGAGAGTTGTCTGACTGTGATTGGACGGAAATTTCAGTATCGGTGTCTATGttgtaaattgtttacaaaatgattttaaatatttttattataattacATTTATTTAAAGTGCTTTAAAAATGTTTTGTGTCCAATCACCAGTTAAGACTCTCTGATATTGGCCATTCAAAGGATTAGGGTTTCGGCGGTGTCCGATATGTGATGTTGATGGAGAGACTAGAATGTAATGAAAATTTCTATCACTTCGGGGTTAAATGATTACATTTTGCATGGATTGTCCTTGTGCGTGATAAATGATAATGGACAAGATGTGAGATCACCCTTttggatcacaccacttggtttGATCACAACCGTTGGTTCTAAAgaggctcaatcataaatatgATGGCAATGGGAAACCCTAATCACTCTTGCAAACTGAGAATTCAGAATTGAGTGAGAATtgcaaagggaggaagagaaagtCTCTTCTCCATTAGGGCTTCGCCAATGAAGAAGTTTCTTCCATCGGGCGGTGACGAGTACAAGTGTTGATTCTATTGAAGGATTTGCCTTCGTGAATCTCAAGGTAACCAACCCCAATTGATCTCTGTCGTTTGATTGTCAAATACCCTAACGGATTCGAGGAGGCGTTCCTAACAGCCAATTTTTCATTTGGTATTCCGCATCCCCAACAGGATGATGAAGTGGTGGCTCCAATTATCGTTGAAGAGCCATACATGGAGGAACATACACTAGTTGATCTTTTGATCAAACCAATCGAATTTGTGTTTTCACATTGCAACTTCAACAACGGACTCCTTGTTGCAAAGTTTGTACTTCGTACCATTGGATCGTTGGTTTCATTGAGTCAAGGAGAATGGTTGTTGATTGTTCGTCGAAGATCCtccctaatgtagtcctagatagacaaagggtctactaggagccaagtaaccAGGACCTTTCAATTCTGATGGCCgatgggggcagaattgaggaTTTAGGTTAGAAATAGGGTTAGGTTTAAGGTAATGGATGTAAATTTTATATGGTAATGCTAGGCAGGTTTAGAGGAAGCTACAGTGAAGGTTTAAATGATGGTTTGagtgaaaaattaaaaatcagaaaattagggttagggtttcgggttttgggaaagatGGGAGTgatgggttttagggtttagatgagAGTTTAAGCtagggctttaggtcgagtgcTAAGGCCAGAAAGGAGGAGGTTCGGCTGCAATATGGGCAGGTTTCACTGGGtagttttttagggtttgggttttaatcgAGATGAgtgggattagggtttaggtgttaAGATGGGCTGCAACTAAAATCGAGTGGAGGGGGCTGTGGTTGAAATTTAATTGAATTTGGTTGGTGGAATTGGGCTGGGCAGAATCTAGATAACCTAGGGTTTTGTTGGGTCGATTGGATTAATGGAGGGGATGCTAATGGGAGTCGATAGGCTTAGGTtggaagattagaagaagaagggtgaatgctgaattaataaaccaCTTACTTGAAAACTGAaccttcaatggcagcagctttgaagattgaagatggcTTCTCCtaatctacaagatgcaaggagttgagaagaagatcctcccggtctacaagacgcaaggagtcaactggagatccactaGTCcctttcaccttgatattactcacaaggcacactctcAAAGGAGCAAAGCAGCAGCatcaatggcagcaagcaaacacaaaatttattttcaaatcTGAAGTGTGGAGGAGCCTCCCAtgattttattaatatataatatggcctaaggcccaattcCTATTACAAATATGAATCACTCCCCTTCTAAAATCATGGAGGGGGTGGGACACTTAAATTGAAAGctaaaacttaaaagattccctatctaccaataggaaataagaatctaacaaccaataggattaattcacttaaattgaaccattgcctaaatcggttcaatttaagtttacaattaaacTGAAAAAATAACTAAGGCTCCAAACACTAGACCCTAATCTTAGGGCTGCTTCTTTTTGCAGATGATTGGATCTGCATCACTCCCTTTATATAAAACTTGAGGCCGAGTTTTTTCAAACAAGAGGGAATAATGCAAGatcgg
The sequence above is a segment of the Telopea speciosissima isolate NSW1024214 ecotype Mountain lineage chromosome 7, Tspe_v1, whole genome shotgun sequence genome. Coding sequences within it:
- the LOC122668954 gene encoding ubinuclein-1-like isoform X4: MEEEKVVSGTCSSSKVVSSSSFPSATTATGAASSSTTFKDGRGFFVELNPGETTIVSWKKLLKDANKANRSPVAAPEAPTGAHPALESRIAPVQAAEDEVKDAPPSNRFSAVIEKIERLYVGKQSSDEEELDDIPDDQYDTEDSFIDDAELDEYFQVDKSPMKHNGFFVNRGKLERINEPFASPDHQPRKRRRKDLTKAHGEHVPYKHAKMGNARMKAAARTAPLVGSKSSSPQSLPATSEHYQDGKGQNQLNASMGTFKKKSADSSIKLENSFSKNSNKDSSVLPMDIKETEKQKTGIVQSKDLNNKLKVGGEASDAAHQTNRDKSASTQFEHQLKKDVNELEAFAKVRYRDKNGGTELPDLNLSGSKYPSQTAKTTSMHAKEGSSVRPKGTMLERAIRELEKIVAESRPPIVEVQDADTSSQAVKRRLPREVKQKLAKVARLAQSSQGRISEELINHLMSILGHLVQLKTLKRNLKEMVELGLSAKQEKDDRFQRIKKEVVEMIKMRAPSLKPKASEQRGGASDDFQEVLGSEDKGVKGKYTMDVAMEEKICELYDLYVEGMDEDKGPQIRKLYVELAELWPSGCMDNHGIKNAVCRSKERKRALHNRLKDQEKIKKKKLSIPRAEESVRGEATSAAQPRIMQERLGTDSSGHALMVPNRMITSMTTSAQHLATSVRMSNSSTNGLSMDRPKQEKVKGSTFMDDVRKADGVLVKKKVKKNPESELGELHLHPEKFSQHGKEKHKYPKLAAASQPHKSNLQTAGIPSCNQPS
- the LOC122668954 gene encoding ubinuclein-1-like isoform X2, which gives rise to MEEEKVVSGTCSSSKVVSSSSFPSATTATGAASSSTTFKDGRGFFVELNPGETTIVSWKKLLKDANKANRSPVAAPEAPTGAHPALESRIAPVQAAEDEVKDAPPSNRFSAVIEKIERLYVGKQSSDEEELDDIPDDQYDTEDSFIDDAELDEYFQVDKSPMKHNGFFVNRGKLERINEPFASPDHQPRKRRRKDLTKAHGEHVPYKHAKMGNARMKAAARTAPLVGSKSSSPQSLPATSEHYQDGKGQNQLNASMGTFKKKSADSSIKLENSFSKNSNKDSSVLPMDIKETEKQKTGIVQSKDLNNKLKVGGEASDAAHQTNRDKSASTQFEHQLKKDVNELEAFAKVRYRDKNGGTELPDLNLSGSKYPSQTAKTTSMHAKEGSSVRPKGTMLERAIRELEKIVAESRPPIVEVQDADTSSQAVKRRLPREVKQKLAKVARLASSQGRISEELINHLMSILGHLVQLKTLKRNLKEMVELGLSAKQEKDDRFQRIKKEVVEMIKMRAPSLKPKASEQRGGASDDFQEVLGSEDKGVKGKYTMDVAMEEKICELYDLYVEGMDEDKGPQIRKLYVELAELWPSGCMDNHGIKNAVCRSKERKRALHNRLKVVVVFDAQDQEKIKKKKLSIPRAEESVRGEATSAAQPRIMQERLGTDSSGHALMVPNRMITSMTTSAQHLATSVRMSNSSTNGLSMDRPKQEKVKGSTFMDDVRKADGVLVKKKVKKNPESELGELHLHPEKFSQHGKEKHKYPKLAAASQPHKSNLQTAGIPSCNQPS